A single genomic interval of Labeo rohita strain BAU-BD-2019 chromosome 13, IGBB_LRoh.1.0, whole genome shotgun sequence harbors:
- the cdkn3 gene encoding cyclin-dependent kinase inhibitor 3 isoform X2 — protein sequence MRTSEFDSSDEEDIGEVEATPFQISWLSLSVVECSQSLGICSLPGCRYKETRRNLQKDVAEMCDQGVEDVFVFCTRGELVRYRVPCLLEVYSQNGLRVHHLPFPDGGTPELSQCSCILEELHDCLQNQRRTVIHCYGGLGRSGLIAACLLLQLSVSMTPSSALEILRELRGGGAIQTVKQYNFLHEFREKFEAYQETKERLSERSVSR from the exons ATGAGGACAAGTGAGTTTGATTCATCTGACGAAGAGGACATTGGTGAAGTGGAAGCCACGCCTTTTCAGATCTCATG gtTGTCTCTGTCAGTGGTGGAGTGTTCCCAGTCTCTAGGCATTTGTTCTTtacctg GATGCAGATATAAAGAAACCAGAAGAAACCTGCAGAAAGATGTTG CTGAGATGTGTGATCAGGGTGTGGAGgacgtgtttgtgttttgtacCAGAGGAGAGCTGGTGCGCTATAGGGTGCCATGTCTCTTAGAGGTTTATTCTCAGAATGGACTCAGGGTGCACCACCTTCCCTTCCCAGACGGGGGCACTCCAGAGCTTTCTCAGTGCAGCTGCATTCTGGAAGAACTGCATGACTGCTTGCAGAATCAACGCAGGACTGtcataca TTGTTATGGAGGCCTGGGACGCTCAGGGTTAA TTGCTGCATGTTTGCTGCTGCAGCTCTCTGTCTCCATGACACCCAGTTCTGCACTGGAAATCCTGAGGGAGCTGAGAGGAGGTGGAGCCATTCAGACCGTCAAG CAATACAACTTCCTTCATGAGTTTCGAGAGAAGTTTGAAGCATATCAAGAAACCAAAGAGCGGCTTTCGGAGAGATCAGTGTCCCGATGA
- the cdkn3 gene encoding cyclin-dependent kinase inhibitor 3 isoform X1: MRFHFLCEDTQTSFNTVSKTGAMRTSEFDSSDEEDIGEVEATPFQISWLSLSVVECSQSLGICSLPGCRYKETRRNLQKDVAEMCDQGVEDVFVFCTRGELVRYRVPCLLEVYSQNGLRVHHLPFPDGGTPELSQCSCILEELHDCLQNQRRTVIHCYGGLGRSGLIAACLLLQLSVSMTPSSALEILRELRGGGAIQTVKQYNFLHEFREKFEAYQETKERLSERSVSR, translated from the exons ACTGGGGCAATGAGGACAAGTGAGTTTGATTCATCTGACGAAGAGGACATTGGTGAAGTGGAAGCCACGCCTTTTCAGATCTCATG gtTGTCTCTGTCAGTGGTGGAGTGTTCCCAGTCTCTAGGCATTTGTTCTTtacctg GATGCAGATATAAAGAAACCAGAAGAAACCTGCAGAAAGATGTTG CTGAGATGTGTGATCAGGGTGTGGAGgacgtgtttgtgttttgtacCAGAGGAGAGCTGGTGCGCTATAGGGTGCCATGTCTCTTAGAGGTTTATTCTCAGAATGGACTCAGGGTGCACCACCTTCCCTTCCCAGACGGGGGCACTCCAGAGCTTTCTCAGTGCAGCTGCATTCTGGAAGAACTGCATGACTGCTTGCAGAATCAACGCAGGACTGtcataca TTGTTATGGAGGCCTGGGACGCTCAGGGTTAA TTGCTGCATGTTTGCTGCTGCAGCTCTCTGTCTCCATGACACCCAGTTCTGCACTGGAAATCCTGAGGGAGCTGAGAGGAGGTGGAGCCATTCAGACCGTCAAG CAATACAACTTCCTTCATGAGTTTCGAGAGAAGTTTGAAGCATATCAAGAAACCAAAGAGCGGCTTTCGGAGAGATCAGTGTCCCGATGA